Proteins encoded together in one Felis catus isolate Fca126 chromosome B3, F.catus_Fca126_mat1.0, whole genome shotgun sequence window:
- the PIF1 gene encoding ATP-dependent DNA helicase PIF1 isoform X6 yields MLSGTQAAPVEFEDAELRCRVAVEELSPSGQPRKRQALRTAELSLGRNERRELLLRLQAPGPAGRPRCFPLRAARLFTRFAAAGRSTLRLPVDGAPRAGAVQLLLSDCPPDRLRRFLRTLRLKLAAAPGPGPASARAQLLGPRPRDFVTISPVQPEELRRAAPTGVPHATPVKRPRELRARSEPSNEAPKWPLPVKRLSLPPSKPQLSEEQAAVLRVVLKGQSIFFTGSAGTGKSYLLKRILGLLPPTGTVATASTGVAACHIGGTTLHAFAGIGSGQAPLAQCVALAQRPAVRQGWLNCQRLVIDEISMVEADLFDKLEAVARAIRQQNKPFGGIQLIICGDFLQLPPVTKGSQPPKFCFQAKSWRRCVPVTLELTEVWRQADQTFISLLQAVRLGRCSDEVTHQLQATASHKVGRDGIVATRLCTHQDDVALTNERRLQELPGEVHSFKAMDSDPEQARTLNAHCPVSQILQLKLGAQVMLVKNLAVSRGLVNGARGVVVGFETEGRGLPQVRFLCGVTEVIHADRWTVQATGGQLLSRQQLPLQLAWAISIHKSQLCLPIPPGHDPGLRGDLSGPSVCQWPGLCGPFPGPQSAGPACAGL; encoded by the exons ATGCTGTCGGGCACCCAGGCAGCGCCAGTGGAATTCGAGGACGCAGAGCTGCGGTGTCGCGTGGCTGTGGAGGAGCTGAGCCCCAGCGGGCAGCCGCGAAAGCGCCAGGCCCTACGCACCGCGGAGCTGAGCCTGGGACGAAATGAGCGCCGCGAGTTGCTGCTGCGGCTGCAAGCGCCTGGGCCCGCGGGGCGGCCGCGCTGCTTCCCTCTGAGGGCGGCGCGCCTGTTCACGCGCTTCGCAGCGGCCGGGCGCAGCACACTACGGCTCCCAGTCGACGGAGCTCCCCGCGCGGGCGCTGTGCAGCTGCTGCTCTCCGACTGTCCCCCCGACCGCCTGCGACGCTTCCTGCGCACGCTGCGTCTCAAGCTGGCCGCAGCCCCGGGCCCCGGACCGGCCTCCGCCCGCGCACAGCTGCTTGGCCCGCGGCCCCGAGACTTCGTCACCATCAGCCCAGTGCAGCCGGAGGAGCTGCGGCGCGCGGCGCCCACCGGTGTCCCGCACGCCACGCCCGTGAAGCGGCCGAGGGAGCTCCGGGCGAGATCTGAGCCCAGCAAC GAAGCCCCAAAGTGGCCCTTGCCTGTGAAGAGGCTGAGCTTGCCCCCAAGCAAACCACAGCTTTCTGAAGAACAGGCTGCTGTGCTGAGGGTTGTCCTGAAAGGCCAGAGCATCTTCTTCACTGGGAGTGCAG GGACAGGGAAGTCTTATCTGCTGAAGCGTATCCTGGGCTTGCTGCCTCCCACAGGTACTGTGGCTACTGCCAGCACTGGGGTGGCAGCCTGCCACATCGGGGGTACCACTCTTCATGCCTTTGCAG GCATTGGCTCAGGCCAGGCTCCTCTGGCCCAATGTGTAGCCCTGGCTCAGCGGCCAGCTGTGCGGCAGGGCTGGCTGAACTGCCAGCGGCTAGTCATTGATGAGATCTCCATGGTGGAGGCCGACCTGTTTGACAAGCTGGAAGCCGTGGCCAG AGCTATCCGGCAGCAGAACAAACCATTTGGAGGGATCCAGCTCATCATCTGTGGGGACTTCCTGCAGCTGCCACCTGTAACCAAGGGCTCCCAGCCCCCAAAGTTCTGCTTTCAG GCCAAGAGCTGGAGAAGATGTGTCCCAGTGACCCTAGAGCTGACCGAGGTGTGGAGGCAGGCAGACCAGACCTTCATCTCTCTGCTGCAGGCTGTCAGGCTGGGAAG GTGCTCAGATGAAGTGACCCACCAGCTCCAGGCCACAGCCTCCCATAAGGTGGGGCGAGATGGGATTGTGGCCACGAGGCTTTGCACTCACCAGGATGATGTGGCCCTCACCAATGAGAGGCGACTGCAGGAACTGCCAG GTGAGGTACACAGCTTTAAGGCCATGGACAGTGACCCCGAGCAAGCCCGAACCCTGAATGCCCATTGTCCTGTTAGCCAGATCCTTCAACTAAAGCTGGGGGCCCAG GTGATGTTGGTGAAGAACTTAGCGGTGTCCCGAGGCCTGGTGAATGGTGCCCGTGGGGTGGTTGTTGGGTTCGAGACAGAGGGGAGAG GGCTGCCCCAGGTGCGGTTCCTGTGTGGAGTCACCGAGGTCATCCATGCTGACCGCTGGACGGTGCAGGCCACTGGCGGCCAACTCCTCAGTCGGCAGCAGCTGCCCCTCCAGCTGGCCTGGGCAATATCTATCCACAAGAGCCAG CTGTGTCTCCCCATTCCCCCAGGGCATGACCCTGGATTGCGTGGAGATCTCTCTGGGCCGAGTGTTTGCCAGTGGCCAGGCCTATGTGGCCCTTTCCCGGGCCCGCAGTCTGCAGGGCCTGCGTGTGCTGGACTTTGA
- the PIF1 gene encoding ATP-dependent DNA helicase PIF1 isoform X7, with the protein MLSGTQAAPVEFEDAELRCRVAVEELSPSGQPRKRQALRTAELSLGRNERRELLLRLQAPGPAGRPRCFPLRAARLFTRFAAAGRSTLRLPVDGAPRAGAVQLLLSDCPPDRLRRFLRTLRLKLAAAPGPGPASARAQLLGPRPRDFVTISPVQPEELRRAAPTGVPHATPVKRPRELRARSEPSNEAPKWPLPVKRLSLPPSKPQLSEEQAAVLRVVLKGQSIFFTGSAGTGKSYLLKRILGLLPPTGTVATASTGVAACHIGGTTLHAFAGIGSGQAPLAQCVALAQRPAVRQGWLNCQRLVIDEISMVEADLFDKLEAVARAIRQQNKPFGGIQLIICGDFLQLPPVTKGSQPPKFCFQAKSWRRCVPVTLELTEVWRQADQTFISLLQAVRLGRCSDEVTHQLQATASHKVGRDGIVATRLCTHQDDVALTNERRLQELPGEVHSFKAMDSDPEQARTLNAHCPVSQILQLKLGAQVMLVKNLAVSRGLGCPRCGSCVESPRSSMLTAGRCRPLAANSSVGSSCPSSWPGQYLSTRARA; encoded by the exons ATGCTGTCGGGCACCCAGGCAGCGCCAGTGGAATTCGAGGACGCAGAGCTGCGGTGTCGCGTGGCTGTGGAGGAGCTGAGCCCCAGCGGGCAGCCGCGAAAGCGCCAGGCCCTACGCACCGCGGAGCTGAGCCTGGGACGAAATGAGCGCCGCGAGTTGCTGCTGCGGCTGCAAGCGCCTGGGCCCGCGGGGCGGCCGCGCTGCTTCCCTCTGAGGGCGGCGCGCCTGTTCACGCGCTTCGCAGCGGCCGGGCGCAGCACACTACGGCTCCCAGTCGACGGAGCTCCCCGCGCGGGCGCTGTGCAGCTGCTGCTCTCCGACTGTCCCCCCGACCGCCTGCGACGCTTCCTGCGCACGCTGCGTCTCAAGCTGGCCGCAGCCCCGGGCCCCGGACCGGCCTCCGCCCGCGCACAGCTGCTTGGCCCGCGGCCCCGAGACTTCGTCACCATCAGCCCAGTGCAGCCGGAGGAGCTGCGGCGCGCGGCGCCCACCGGTGTCCCGCACGCCACGCCCGTGAAGCGGCCGAGGGAGCTCCGGGCGAGATCTGAGCCCAGCAAC GAAGCCCCAAAGTGGCCCTTGCCTGTGAAGAGGCTGAGCTTGCCCCCAAGCAAACCACAGCTTTCTGAAGAACAGGCTGCTGTGCTGAGGGTTGTCCTGAAAGGCCAGAGCATCTTCTTCACTGGGAGTGCAG GGACAGGGAAGTCTTATCTGCTGAAGCGTATCCTGGGCTTGCTGCCTCCCACAGGTACTGTGGCTACTGCCAGCACTGGGGTGGCAGCCTGCCACATCGGGGGTACCACTCTTCATGCCTTTGCAG GCATTGGCTCAGGCCAGGCTCCTCTGGCCCAATGTGTAGCCCTGGCTCAGCGGCCAGCTGTGCGGCAGGGCTGGCTGAACTGCCAGCGGCTAGTCATTGATGAGATCTCCATGGTGGAGGCCGACCTGTTTGACAAGCTGGAAGCCGTGGCCAG AGCTATCCGGCAGCAGAACAAACCATTTGGAGGGATCCAGCTCATCATCTGTGGGGACTTCCTGCAGCTGCCACCTGTAACCAAGGGCTCCCAGCCCCCAAAGTTCTGCTTTCAG GCCAAGAGCTGGAGAAGATGTGTCCCAGTGACCCTAGAGCTGACCGAGGTGTGGAGGCAGGCAGACCAGACCTTCATCTCTCTGCTGCAGGCTGTCAGGCTGGGAAG GTGCTCAGATGAAGTGACCCACCAGCTCCAGGCCACAGCCTCCCATAAGGTGGGGCGAGATGGGATTGTGGCCACGAGGCTTTGCACTCACCAGGATGATGTGGCCCTCACCAATGAGAGGCGACTGCAGGAACTGCCAG GTGAGGTACACAGCTTTAAGGCCATGGACAGTGACCCCGAGCAAGCCCGAACCCTGAATGCCCATTGTCCTGTTAGCCAGATCCTTCAACTAAAGCTGGGGGCCCAG GTGATGTTGGTGAAGAACTTAGCGGTGTCCCGAGGCCTG GGCTGCCCCAGGTGCGGTTCCTGTGTGGAGTCACCGAGGTCATCCATGCTGACCGCTGGACGGTGCAGGCCACTGGCGGCCAACTCCTCAGTCGGCAGCAGCTGCCCCTCCAGCTGGCCTGGGCAATATCTATCCACAAGAGCCAG GGCATGA
- the PIF1 gene encoding ATP-dependent DNA helicase PIF1 isoform X5: MLSGTQAAPVEFEDAELRCRVAVEELSPSGQPRKRQALRTAELSLGRNERRELLLRLQAPGPAGRPRCFPLRAARLFTRFAAAGRSTLRLPVDGAPRAGAVQLLLSDCPPDRLRRFLRTLRLKLAAAPGPGPASARAQLLGPRPRDFVTISPVQPEELRRAAPTGVPHATPVKRPRELRARSEPSNEAPKWPLPVKRLSLPPSKPQLSEEQAAVLRVVLKGQSIFFTGSAGTGKSYLLKRILGLLPPTGTVATASTGVAACHIGGTTLHAFAGIGSGQAPLAQCVALAQRPAVRQGWLNCQRLVIDEISMVEADLFDKLEAVARAIRQQNKPFGGIQLIICGDFLQLPPVTKGSQPPKFCFQAKSWRRCVPVTLELTEVWRQADQTFISLLQAVRLGRCSDEVTHQLQATASHKVGRDGIVATRLCTHQDDVALTNERRLQELPGEVHSFKAMDSDPEQARTLNAHCPVSQILQLKLGAQVMLVKNLAVSRGLVNGARGVVVGFETEGRGLPQVRFLCGVTEVIHADRWTVQATGGQLLSRQQLPLQLAWAISIHKSQGMTLDCVEISLGRVFASGQAYVALSRARSLQGLRVLDFDPMVVRCDPRVLSFYATLQRGRGLKMKSPNDDEAASDQENEDPNL; this comes from the exons ATGCTGTCGGGCACCCAGGCAGCGCCAGTGGAATTCGAGGACGCAGAGCTGCGGTGTCGCGTGGCTGTGGAGGAGCTGAGCCCCAGCGGGCAGCCGCGAAAGCGCCAGGCCCTACGCACCGCGGAGCTGAGCCTGGGACGAAATGAGCGCCGCGAGTTGCTGCTGCGGCTGCAAGCGCCTGGGCCCGCGGGGCGGCCGCGCTGCTTCCCTCTGAGGGCGGCGCGCCTGTTCACGCGCTTCGCAGCGGCCGGGCGCAGCACACTACGGCTCCCAGTCGACGGAGCTCCCCGCGCGGGCGCTGTGCAGCTGCTGCTCTCCGACTGTCCCCCCGACCGCCTGCGACGCTTCCTGCGCACGCTGCGTCTCAAGCTGGCCGCAGCCCCGGGCCCCGGACCGGCCTCCGCCCGCGCACAGCTGCTTGGCCCGCGGCCCCGAGACTTCGTCACCATCAGCCCAGTGCAGCCGGAGGAGCTGCGGCGCGCGGCGCCCACCGGTGTCCCGCACGCCACGCCCGTGAAGCGGCCGAGGGAGCTCCGGGCGAGATCTGAGCCCAGCAAC GAAGCCCCAAAGTGGCCCTTGCCTGTGAAGAGGCTGAGCTTGCCCCCAAGCAAACCACAGCTTTCTGAAGAACAGGCTGCTGTGCTGAGGGTTGTCCTGAAAGGCCAGAGCATCTTCTTCACTGGGAGTGCAG GGACAGGGAAGTCTTATCTGCTGAAGCGTATCCTGGGCTTGCTGCCTCCCACAGGTACTGTGGCTACTGCCAGCACTGGGGTGGCAGCCTGCCACATCGGGGGTACCACTCTTCATGCCTTTGCAG GCATTGGCTCAGGCCAGGCTCCTCTGGCCCAATGTGTAGCCCTGGCTCAGCGGCCAGCTGTGCGGCAGGGCTGGCTGAACTGCCAGCGGCTAGTCATTGATGAGATCTCCATGGTGGAGGCCGACCTGTTTGACAAGCTGGAAGCCGTGGCCAG AGCTATCCGGCAGCAGAACAAACCATTTGGAGGGATCCAGCTCATCATCTGTGGGGACTTCCTGCAGCTGCCACCTGTAACCAAGGGCTCCCAGCCCCCAAAGTTCTGCTTTCAG GCCAAGAGCTGGAGAAGATGTGTCCCAGTGACCCTAGAGCTGACCGAGGTGTGGAGGCAGGCAGACCAGACCTTCATCTCTCTGCTGCAGGCTGTCAGGCTGGGAAG GTGCTCAGATGAAGTGACCCACCAGCTCCAGGCCACAGCCTCCCATAAGGTGGGGCGAGATGGGATTGTGGCCACGAGGCTTTGCACTCACCAGGATGATGTGGCCCTCACCAATGAGAGGCGACTGCAGGAACTGCCAG GTGAGGTACACAGCTTTAAGGCCATGGACAGTGACCCCGAGCAAGCCCGAACCCTGAATGCCCATTGTCCTGTTAGCCAGATCCTTCAACTAAAGCTGGGGGCCCAG GTGATGTTGGTGAAGAACTTAGCGGTGTCCCGAGGCCTGGTGAATGGTGCCCGTGGGGTGGTTGTTGGGTTCGAGACAGAGGGGAGAG GGCTGCCCCAGGTGCGGTTCCTGTGTGGAGTCACCGAGGTCATCCATGCTGACCGCTGGACGGTGCAGGCCACTGGCGGCCAACTCCTCAGTCGGCAGCAGCTGCCCCTCCAGCTGGCCTGGGCAATATCTATCCACAAGAGCCAG GGCATGACCCTGGATTGCGTGGAGATCTCTCTGGGCCGAGTGTTTGCCAGTGGCCAGGCCTATGTGGCCCTTTCCCGGGCCCGCAGTCTGCAGGGCCTGCGTGTGCTGGACTTTGATCCCATGGTGGTTCGCTGTGACCCTCGTGTGCTGAGCTTCTATGCCActctgcagaggggcaggggcctcAAGATG aAGTCTCCAAATGATGATGAGGCAGCCTCAGACCAAGAGAATGAGGACCCAAACCTTTGA